GTCGGGACATCGTGTCCGGCGCAGATCTCGTCGAGCAACCTGCCGTCGGCCTCGGTGAAGGCGGCGGCGTCTTCCGCCACCCAGTTCAGATCGCGGCCCAGAACCGAGCGCACGATCGAAGGCACGCTGTCGGCCCAGTCCCCCCGCTCGGACCGCCAGATCCGGCGGATCTCGTGCAGTTCGGCGTCATGAATCACTAGGGTGTCGTCGCCGGCGGGGGCTTCCTTCTGGATCTGGATCTGGGTTTCCAGGAGCCTGGTGAGCAGGGTCTTGCAGAAGTCCAAGGTATAGGGTCCCGGGACGGGCGTGTTGGTGCCCCGGATGAAATCGACCCGACCGCTGCGCCGGCGATAATCGCGGAACCGGCGCTTCTGCTCGGGCTGCTGGGTTTCCGCGAGAAGATCCCGGAAGTCCAGAAGCGGCTGCAGCCACTCCTCGCCGGAATCGATCATCGCCTCCATGGACCGATCACGCTCGACGACCGTACAGACCCAGCATCCGAAGCGCGAGTTTCCACAGCTCGGCGTGGTGGTGTCCACGACCAAAGGGCATTCGCCGGCTTGGGCGTTCCGGTACATGGCGACCAGATCCCGGTTGTCATTGCCCCAGGGCGAGGATGCTTGGAGGAGATAGGTCCAGACGTCGTCGGTGCTGAAGGCCTCGATCGGCGCATACACGAAGGCGTTGGGCAGGCTGGAATGGCGCGAAAGAGGGGAGTCCTTGATCCGGTGAAAGGACATCACCTGCGCCCTCGTGGCGCTTTCGGACGACCGGACGCCCAAGACCATTACGACCTCGCCGAACTCGGCGACGCGCGCCTTGATGAAGTCATTGGCCGGCTCGATCTTCAGTCGTTCGGTGCACCACCGGAAGCGGCGCGACGGGGCGGGATAGCCCCGGCCGATCAGATTGACCCAGAAGCTGCGGTCGACCTTGGGAACGACTTTCTGGGACCGGAACGGCAAGCCTTGGGCCTGCGCCGCCGTGTCGATCTTCCCGAGAGTATCGTCGATGTAGCGAACGATCACGGGCGTCTCGACCAGTGTGTCGGAGCTGATCACGTAGACCGGCTTGCGCCGCTGCTCCGGGGCGAGCGCCGACAGGGCGGTCCAGACCAGCTGGAGGGTACAGGTGGAGTCTTTGCCCCCCGAGTAGCCGACCACCCAGGGGCGATCGTCCGACAGATAGACCGAGCGGATTTCCTCGAGCCGAAGGGAAAGGCTTTCGCCATCGAGCATAGACGCCGACATCAGACCGCCTCCGCGCGGACGGGGATCGGCGCGACCATGGCCTCGACCCGGGCCGCGTCCGGCGATAGGGGCAGATCGAGCGCCTGGACGATGATATTGGCGACCAGGGTGACGTTGTTGGTCGCGCGATTGACCTTTCCGCCAACGAGCGCGCGATTGTCCCAGACCGCCTTGTTGCTGCGCGACCAGTCGATCCTGCGAAGCCCTCCAAGGCGGGCCTCCCAGTCGTCCGGATGGGTTGCGATCAACTGGACGCCGGCGCGCGCAATGGCCTGAAGGGCGACCCCGTGCGCGTGGACATAGTTCTTGCGCAACTCACCAGAAGCGACCTCGCGCGTCTGGACTCTTTGCCAATCCGGCATCTGAGCGATGACAGCCGACCAGAAACGCGCCGCGCGATCGAGGGCTTCTTCTGGGCTCTTCATGGCCGGGACCGCTCCGGCGATCAGCTCTGCGGTCGCCTGATGCACGGAACTGAAGGTGACCAGCTTGATGGACCGGTTCGACAGACTGGCCGTGTCGAAACAGGTGAACTCCCGGAACAACGGCACCGCATCGACGACCTTACGGCTCAGGGCCGCCGCATCATCGCGGTGATCGTAGAGCAGCTTGATCGAACGGGTGGGCCGGACAGCATGGATGTTGAGGTCGGCGAACATCTGCTGAGAGCGTGCAAGGCCCTTGTCCGGGAAGACTACGACAGACAGGGTTTCATCGCCCAAACTCGGCCGGTCGCGCACCGCCTCCTCGATCGCCGCCCGCCGGTGCTGGCCATCGTTGATCAGGATCACGGCGCCCATGTCGACCTTGAGCTGTCCGACCTTACGAAGCGGGCCGGTCGACGCGACAGGCTCAAACTCCATGCCCCCGTCGATCGAGGCGCAGAGGGATGACAGGATATATTCCTCGGCATTGTTGGCGATGTAGGCGGCGATCGTCGGTACCCGCGCCTTATTCAAGACGCGCTGGGCCCGAAGCTCGGTCGGCATCGACTCGTCGTCGAATTTGAAAAGCCTCGGCACGACCTTGAGCGGCACCATGATCACATAGTAGGCCGCGCCAGCTTGGGTGCCTTGGATAGCTGTAAAGGTAAAAGAGTTGTCGTCCATGGCTGGCCCCGTGAGGCTACAGAATCCACCGCCGTGCAGGTGGAAGTCAACGCATCCACGACGTTTATTTTATCAGGCTGGACGTTTCTCCACAAACGTCCGACACAGGTCGGTTGCGGACGCGTGAGGGCGATAGGTGGATAGAAGCCGGAGCTGGCACGCGAACGCTAACCCTCAGACGAAGCAATTCCGCTGGTGGGCGAGGCAGGCTGCCATGTCGCCCCCGGCGATAGTCTGCTTCGGAACAAGCGGCGCTACCTTGTCCGAGATAAAGCCAAGGTTCTATACGGGATGATCGCCCGCCCCAACTTTTTGGCGGCCTCGATACGGGCTCGCTCGAAGGCAGCCTTTGCGGCTGCAGCGTCTTCGAACTCGCCTCGTATTGTCGTCTCCGGCAGACACGCCAGCCCGGTCTGCGTCCGTATAAGCCGTGTCAGCCTCAAGAACGGAGGCGTCCATAAACTCCGTCTGGCCGCCGCTGAGATCGTAAGACATGAGATAAAGCATCATCTGTTCCCTACGGGAAATCGTTGGTCGCTGGACCATAGGCGGTAAGCGCTTTCGCGGCGAGGTTGAAATCGCGACTCGCATCGCGCAACATGAAGAACCCGGCCTGCCGCCTGCCGCGCTGGACGGATGACCGAGCTCTTTTCCGAGCTGACGCGGCATGGATCCATGGAGCTTCAAGTGATTGTCGGGCCAGACACAAGTGACGCCTATGTAAGCCTGCGACGCTTCCTCGACGAAGCCATGAGCATGAGCCACATCTATCAACCCGTGATGATCAGAACGCTTCTGGCCCAGGGCGGGTCGGCGTCTAGGCGGGAGATCGCGATTGCCTTCCTAAACGCCGATCTCGGTCAGATCGAGTATTACGAACAAATCGTCCGTCGATATCCGCATGCCACTCTGAAGAGCCACGGGATCATCTCCGCTGGGCGCGCCACCTACTGCCTCAACGATCCAGTCTCATCGATGTCAGACGCTGAACGATCCGCCCTCATCGACCTGTGCGATACCAAAGTCGCGGAATACATAGACCGTCGCCGGAACAAGATCTGGGCACACCGGACCGGCCAGCTTGATCCGGTCTCCGGCTCCCTACGATATCGGATCATCGCACGCGCCCGAGGACGATGCGAGGCTTGCGGCGCGGGCGCCACCGAGACGACGCTGCATGTGGATCACATCATTCCGCGGTCGCTCGGGGGATCAAACGACCCCTTCAACCTTCAGGCGCTTTGCAGCACCTGCAACATCGAAAAGCTGAACCACGATGACACAGACTTCCGAAGCGCCCAGGCCGCCTACAGCCATCGTGAGGCGGGCTGCTCAACCTGCGAGGCAGATGACGCCGAGCTGCCGTCCAATACCCTGGCGAAGGTCGTCCTGCGATCGGCAAACCAGATTGTGCTCGCCCCGAAGCGCCATGCGCGAAATTATCTCGACCTCGGGCAAGCCGAACTGAATGCCCTGCGAATGCTGGAGACGTCGGAAGCGGACCGTATCGGTAAGGCTCGTGTCGCCGGTCTTCGCATTCCCGATCCGATGGGCGAGCACTGTCTCGTGCACATCGATCTGTCTTCTGTGCAGCGCTAGACTGCGCCGCTCACTCGCCCAGGCATTAAAAAACCTATGTCTTTCCCGCCCCAGCCCCAGCAAACAGCCGCGCAGGCCGCCGCCCCAGCAATCAACGCGCCGGAGCAGCTAGCCGCGTATCAGCAGAATGCTGAGACGTTTCGCTCCCTCAATCAGCTGATGTGGCAGATCCCGCTGATCGCGATGACTCTAACGGGCGGGCTTTGGTTTGGCGTGGCGAAGGCCGACACCTCACTCGCGCTTCAGCTCTGTCTGCTTGGCTTGGCCGCCGCCGGCAATGTCGGCCTGATCGTGGTGCTTTTCCGCCTCCGCTACATCATGGGTCAGTACCTAGAGTGGGCGGAGAACTACAACCCAGCCGGCCATGTCGCCGCGAGAGGCAGCTCTCTCCTCACCCGGCCAACAGCGGTCAGGACGACGTTTCAATTCATGCTAGGGATGGCGGCAGTGATCAGTGTGGGCCTCATGGGTTTATCGGCGAAACAGCATGGTTGGTGGGCGCAGTCGGCGGGCGAGCGGGCGATCGCCTATTACGACCGTCACGCCGAAACACTCGCCGACAACTACGAGAGCCTAACCTTCGAACAAACGCACCCAGAGCTGGACAAATGGCTCCGCGATGGGAAGCAGCGCAGCATTCTGGATGTTGGCGCCGGGACAGGGCGCGACGCCGCAGCCATGCAGGCATTAGGGCATGACGTTGTGGCCGTGGAACCGGCCGACAAGATGCGCGCCTTGGCCAGGCGCCTACACCCGTCTGCGAAAATCCGCTGGATCGATACCACCCTGCCCGACATCGCTGCCGTTCCACGGCCCACGGCGGGCTACGACCTCGTTATTCTCAGTGCGGTGTGGATGCATGTGGAGAAGGACGATCGGGTCAAAGCCCTTGAGCGCCTCAGCAGCCTGCTTAATGCGAAGGGCCGCCTCTACATCACGCTTCGCCTTGGACCGGCCGATGGTGAGAGGGGCATTCATGCCGTTTCGCGAGAGGCGCTCTCAACGGAGGCTGCAGCAGCCGGCTTGGAGATCACTAGCGTGACCAGCGCGCCAGACCTTCTGGGCCGGACCGATGTGCGTTGGGAAACGGCGGTGTTGGAACATCGCAACTAGCCTACGATCCGACGCCACGCCCCCCAAATATCTGCGGTTGCGTTTCGCATGGACATCAATCCAACCGCCGTTTAAATCCCAAACGATTGAGGGCGGACAGGGCGATCTATGGTCCACGATTTTGTGTCGAAAGTGGACGGGTTTAGGACAGACATCCGCGACTTTCTTATCAGTCCAACACGGTGGCGCACCACCAAGGTGAAGACACCGCTATCTTGGACTTCGGTCAAGTTCGAGGAAGCCGGCAGAGCGCTTGTTCCAGCCGAGAGAGGTGTCTACGCGTTCACCGTTTCTCACGCGAACGATCACTTCCCGCCAAATCATTACGTCATGTACATCGGAATTACGGGCGCAAAGAAGCCGGATAGAACGCTAAACAAGCGGTTCTATGACTACATGCAGGAAAAGAAAAACAACAAAAGACCAGCCGTCTGTTACATGCTTAACAAATATGAAGACGATCTTTATTTCAATTATTGTCCGATTGCAGCCAATATCGACCTAGAGCAACTCGAACTCGAGTTAAATGACGCAATCATACCACCCGTCGTTGTCAAGGATTTCACCGCAGAAATCCGCCAGATTGTGAAGGCCTTCCGCTCATGAACACGTCCTACTTTCCCGGACTGCGCGGACGAATGGGCGATTGGGCTTTCTACTCAGTCTTGATGACGCTTGGACAAGTCGCCGAGAAGGTGACTTATGCAGATAAGCTTCACCAGAGCGTGAAACTGTCTGACATGATTCAGCGGGAGCTCAATAGAAAACGCGGAGCAGCGATTTCGAAATATCTAGAGAATAATGAAGACCGCTTTTTTAACTCACTTGTAGTAGCCGTTTACGGTGGTGACCCGCAATGGCTTCCGTTTGAGAACGTGAAGCCCATTGTGAAAGATTTCGAACCGGAATATTTGACAAATACAGCCGCCTACAGCTTGGGATATCTGTCCTTCAACAGCGAAGAGAAGATTTTTGCTCTAGACGGACAACACCGCCTAGCGGGAATTAAAAAGGCGGTCTCTGAAAAGCCCGATCTCGCAAACGACGAAGTTTCAGTTCTGATCGTCGCTCACCATAGCACGCCTGCAGGGCTTCAAAGATCTAGGAAGCTTTTCACGACTTTGAACAAATCTGCGAAGGCAGTTAAAAAGAGCGAAATTATCGCGCTAGACGAGGCTGACGTTATGGCAATCGTTACGCGGGACCTTGTTGAAAACAGCCCTCTGTTCGGTTCGGACAGAATTCTGTTCAAAGGAAGTTCTAATTTACCGGCTGATGACGTCGAACACATCACGACCATAGAGAACCTCTATGATGTTCTTACAATTTTGTTCTCAAAAGTCAGAGAATCAGAATCGCTGGAGAAGCTGAAGTATTATAGGCCCGAAGACGATGAACTTAAGTCTTACATTGAATGGACGGACAATTTCCTGCGTCTGGTAGGTCAAAATTTCCCCGAGTTCGGAAAATACATCAATGGCACGGATGACACCACGACACTGACGAAAAACCGGCAGGACGGCTCGGGACACGTCCTTTTCAGACCAGTGGGTCTTCTCATTTTGGCCGACCTGCTCTCCAAACTCGCCCCCAAGATGGGCCTTGAGGCAGCGCTCTCACTGTGCAGCAAGTTGCCCATGGAACTAGGCGACCAACCTTTTAAAGATGTCGTTTGGATGAGCGCAACGGGTAAGATGAACCCCGGCAAAAGGGCCATATCCCGGCGACTGCTCTTGCACATGCTGGATCTTGAGCCCAAGCCTGACGATCTTCGTCGTCGATATGCAGCTTTGTTTGGGCTCGAGCCAAATGAGGTCGAGCTTCCGCCAAAGCTGAAACTCAGCCAAAGCTAAAGGTCGAACGGCACCTAGGCATCAACTGCGCGAATGGCAGCCAGCCGCGCTTTACTTGAGCGCTCTACAAGTACAGCAAGCCCCTGCGCTGCGTCATAAAGCGCACGCAGCTCGTGCTCGGGCAGGTCGTACTGGTCAGAGTATCGTGCTTCCACGTACGCCCGCTTGAGGGTCTCGAAGAGGCGCCTATCGTGCTTCGTGGCCCTTGGCCAGGCTTGAACGAGGGTCTTGTCCACGTCTTCAGCCAGCGACCGGAGAAACTTGATGTTGTGCGACCGGGGAAAGTAGAACGTATGGACCAACAAGATGCAGATGTAGGCAGTCTCCACTGCCTGATGCAGATGAAACGCCGCGCGCTTCCGCGCATGCACCCCTTCGGCTGAACGCTCAAGCCACCTTTCGGCATCCTCGAGCCAAGAATTCAGATCTACCTGTTTGGCCGCGAAGTACCGGTCGGCCATAGCAAGCGCATCAATCCGAGACAGTGGCTGCGGCGTGGCTAACGGATGACCTGGGAGCTCGTAAAGCACGACGCCGTCGCGGACGATGTCGGTCCAGAAGTACTCGCCGCGGCCGATGGCAGCGTTCACCTCCGCCAGGTCGTGCACGATGATGTTGACCGTTCGGCCGATGGCGGCGTCGTGAAGAATCTTGTCTTCGGCGACGTACCAATAGTCGGCGATATCAGTCAGCTTCTCGTTGCTGACGATGATCAGCAGGTCGAAGTCCGATAGGTAGCCGTTCTCCGGCTCATCGACCCAATCGTTACGGGCGTACGATCCGAACAGTATGATCTTCAGGATTTTGCCGTGCTTGCGCCAGGTCTGAGTACCGCCAGCGATAGAGGCGTCGAATTCGGTCAGTAGCGTCGTGCGGATGCGAGCGAGCTCGGCCTGTTGCTTGTCGGGCAGATGATCGATGTCACGCTTCATCGGTTAGAACCCGCGCCGGAATGATGGGCGACCGCCCGGGTGGTGAGAACATGGCTTGAAACATGCGCCCATGCCTTTGACCGAAGTCTGAACATACGCATGGGCGACCCGAGACGGTCTGAGCACCACTATACAGCCCAAGGCTCGCCGAAAAACCACCCATGGTCATGCCGCCAGCGTCGCAGCAATCGCGTGCAGGCCTTCCGGCTTAAGGTGCGTATACCGCCTTAGCATCTTCCAGTCCCTGTGCCCGGTCACCAGCGCGACCTGCTGGATTGCGAAGCCCGCTTCGAACAGCCGGCTCGTTCCCTCGTGGCGGAGGTCATGGAAGTGGAGATCGTCGATCTCGAGCTTACGGCAGGCGCGCGTAAACGCTGCGCCTGCGGATCGATGATTGAAAGGAAAGATGCGAGCATCCTGGTTGTTCCTGAGCGCCCGCTGCTCTTCCACCAAGGCTAGGCCGTCAAAGCCTGAGACCGATAGCAGGGGGATGCGCTGGTCGTTGCCCTTCTTCTGACGGGGATCTTTGCGATCTCGGATCGTCAGCATCTTGGTTCGCGTGTTGAGGTCGTCCCACGACACCCGGAAGATCTCCTCCTGGCGCATCGCAGTCGCAATGGCGAACTTGACGATCCGGCTCATGGGTATCCCCTGCCGGGGATTGTCGTCGAAGTAGGCGATCAGTTTGGCCAACTCGCCGTCCGTCGGCCGCCGGTCCCGCTCTGTCCCCTTGCCAACGAGGCCCAGTCTCTTGAGCGCATAGCGGGCAAGGTCGACGGCTTCGACCGAAACCCGCATCCCGTGGACCGCAGCTGCGTGCTGGAGCACCAGTTTGATGATGCCGATATCGATGGAGAGGGTGACAGGCCCCGCGCCCTCGCCGGCTCGCGTCTTGCCGAAGTCGATGAAGCGGTCCCGATCGAGCTCGACGATCTTGCGCTTGCCGAGCACCCGCTTCAGCATCTTGAGCGTGGCGTCCTTTGAACGACCGGGCGCCTTGCCAACCTCTTTCATGTCGGCGATGTGCAGGTCGATTAGATCCCCGAAGGTCGTGAGTTTAGAAATCCGGGACTTGCGCGGAGACTCTCCGCGATCGATTTCGCGCTCGGCTTCGACGGCCCAAATCTTGGCGTCCTCATACCGAACGAAAGTCTCGCTGAGGGC
The genomic region above belongs to Brevundimonas goettingensis and contains:
- the dndC gene encoding DNA phosphorothioation system sulfurtransferase DndC; the protein is MSASMLDGESLSLRLEEIRSVYLSDDRPWVVGYSGGKDSTCTLQLVWTALSALAPEQRRKPVYVISSDTLVETPVIVRYIDDTLGKIDTAAQAQGLPFRSQKVVPKVDRSFWVNLIGRGYPAPSRRFRWCTERLKIEPANDFIKARVAEFGEVVMVLGVRSSESATRAQVMSFHRIKDSPLSRHSSLPNAFVYAPIEAFSTDDVWTYLLQASSPWGNDNRDLVAMYRNAQAGECPLVVDTTTPSCGNSRFGCWVCTVVERDRSMEAMIDSGEEWLQPLLDFRDLLAETQQPEQKRRFRDYRRRSGRVDFIRGTNTPVPGPYTLDFCKTLLTRLLETQIQIQKEAPAGDDTLVIHDAELHEIRRIWRSERGDWADSVPSIVRSVLGRDLNWVAEDAAAFTEADGRLLDEICAGHDVPTELVVRLIDVEQAAHGLKRRHGVHRRIEDVLKQEWRNLDAILAERSLNRPEFEDGVEVVDGDEEALERLDG
- the dndB gene encoding DNA sulfur modification protein DndB → MDDNSFTFTAIQGTQAGAAYYVIMVPLKVVPRLFKFDDESMPTELRAQRVLNKARVPTIAAYIANNAEEYILSSLCASIDGGMEFEPVASTGPLRKVGQLKVDMGAVILINDGQHRRAAIEEAVRDRPSLGDETLSVVVFPDKGLARSQQMFADLNIHAVRPTRSIKLLYDHRDDAAALSRKVVDAVPLFREFTCFDTASLSNRSIKLVTFSSVHQATAELIAGAVPAMKSPEEALDRAARFWSAVIAQMPDWQRVQTREVASGELRKNYVHAHGVALQAIARAGVQLIATHPDDWEARLGGLRRIDWSRSNKAVWDNRALVGGKVNRATNNVTLVANIIVQALDLPLSPDAARVEAMVAPIPVRAEAV
- a CDS encoding HNH endonuclease, which translates into the protein MTELFSELTRHGSMELQVIVGPDTSDAYVSLRRFLDEAMSMSHIYQPVMIRTLLAQGGSASRREIAIAFLNADLGQIEYYEQIVRRYPHATLKSHGIISAGRATYCLNDPVSSMSDAERSALIDLCDTKVAEYIDRRRNKIWAHRTGQLDPVSGSLRYRIIARARGRCEACGAGATETTLHVDHIIPRSLGGSNDPFNLQALCSTCNIEKLNHDDTDFRSAQAAYSHREAGCSTCEADDAELPSNTLAKVVLRSANQIVLAPKRHARNYLDLGQAELNALRMLETSEADRIGKARVAGLRIPDPMGEHCLVHIDLSSVQR
- a CDS encoding class I SAM-dependent methyltransferase; amino-acid sequence: MSFPPQPQQTAAQAAAPAINAPEQLAAYQQNAETFRSLNQLMWQIPLIAMTLTGGLWFGVAKADTSLALQLCLLGLAAAGNVGLIVVLFRLRYIMGQYLEWAENYNPAGHVAARGSSLLTRPTAVRTTFQFMLGMAAVISVGLMGLSAKQHGWWAQSAGERAIAYYDRHAETLADNYESLTFEQTHPELDKWLRDGKQRSILDVGAGTGRDAAAMQALGHDVVAVEPADKMRALARRLHPSAKIRWIDTTLPDIAAVPRPTAGYDLVILSAVWMHVEKDDRVKALERLSSLLNAKGRLYITLRLGPADGERGIHAVSREALSTEAAAAGLEITSVTSAPDLLGRTDVRWETAVLEHRN
- a CDS encoding DGQHR domain-containing protein; translated protein: MNTSYFPGLRGRMGDWAFYSVLMTLGQVAEKVTYADKLHQSVKLSDMIQRELNRKRGAAISKYLENNEDRFFNSLVVAVYGGDPQWLPFENVKPIVKDFEPEYLTNTAAYSLGYLSFNSEEKIFALDGQHRLAGIKKAVSEKPDLANDEVSVLIVAHHSTPAGLQRSRKLFTTLNKSAKAVKKSEIIALDEADVMAIVTRDLVENSPLFGSDRILFKGSSNLPADDVEHITTIENLYDVLTILFSKVRESESLEKLKYYRPEDDELKSYIEWTDNFLRLVGQNFPEFGKYINGTDDTTTLTKNRQDGSGHVLFRPVGLLILADLLSKLAPKMGLEAALSLCSKLPMELGDQPFKDVVWMSATGKMNPGKRAISRRLLLHMLDLEPKPDDLRRRYAALFGLEPNEVELPPKLKLSQS
- a CDS encoding nucleotidyltransferase and HEPN domain-containing protein; translation: MKRDIDHLPDKQQAELARIRTTLLTEFDASIAGGTQTWRKHGKILKIILFGSYARNDWVDEPENGYLSDFDLLIIVSNEKLTDIADYWYVAEDKILHDAAIGRTVNIIVHDLAEVNAAIGRGEYFWTDIVRDGVVLYELPGHPLATPQPLSRIDALAMADRYFAAKQVDLNSWLEDAERWLERSAEGVHARKRAAFHLHQAVETAYICILLVHTFYFPRSHNIKFLRSLAEDVDKTLVQAWPRATKHDRRLFETLKRAYVEARYSDQYDLPEHELRALYDAAQGLAVLVERSSKARLAAIRAVDA
- a CDS encoding site-specific integrase — protein: MASIRRQKSGRWRVQVRRKGRALSETFVRYEDAKIWAVEAEREIDRGESPRKSRISKLTTFGDLIDLHIADMKEVGKAPGRSKDATLKMLKRVLGKRKIVELDRDRFIDFGKTRAGEGAGPVTLSIDIGIIKLVLQHAAAVHGMRVSVEAVDLARYALKRLGLVGKGTERDRRPTDGELAKLIAYFDDNPRQGIPMSRIVKFAIATAMRQEEIFRVSWDDLNTRTKMLTIRDRKDPRQKKGNDQRIPLLSVSGFDGLALVEEQRALRNNQDARIFPFNHRSAGAAFTRACRKLEIDDLHFHDLRHEGTSRLFEAGFAIQQVALVTGHRDWKMLRRYTHLKPEGLHAIAATLAA